From the genome of Nicotiana sylvestris chromosome 2, ASM39365v2, whole genome shotgun sequence, one region includes:
- the LOC138885755 gene encoding uncharacterized protein → MGSLIFILVGERPFVVDIQALANQFVRLDVSESSRVLTCVVSWSFLFDRIKERRYDDPHLLVLKDTVQHSNAKDVTIRDDVVLQMQGPICVPYVDGLRELILEEAHSSRYSIHPGAGKMYQDLRQHYWWRRMKKDIVGVVAWCLNY, encoded by the coding sequence atgggtagccttatATTCATTCTTGTTGGTGAGAGACCTTTTGTAGTTgatattcaggccttggccaatcagttcgtgagattagatgtttcggagtcCAGTCGGGTTCtaacttgtgtggtttcttggtctttcttatttgatcgcatcaaagagcgccggtatgatgatccccatttgcttgtccttaaggacacggttcagcacAGCAATGCCAAGGATGTTACTATTAGGGATGATGTGGTGTTACAGATGCAAGGTCCGATTTGTGTGCCTTATGTAGATGGgctacgtgagttgattcttgaagaggcccacagttcacggtattccattcatccaggtgctggAAAGATGTACCAagacttgaggcagcactattggtggaggaggatgaagaaggatatagttggggtTGTAGCTTGGTGCCTTAACTATTAG